In Dermacentor albipictus isolate Rhodes 1998 colony chromosome 6, USDA_Dalb.pri_finalv2, whole genome shotgun sequence, the following proteins share a genomic window:
- the LOC139046870 gene encoding uncharacterized protein isoform X1: protein MNARNQVVTAVVVLCFASALVEANAAVEAVLEQLKSLVQDFVPDKAMAQQYIDKIDSARECLSIAKGMSPDVIKQFADGILPTVMECGGKHMGIADAAEKEAAMKSCFQEKADKFKASSGMSPDDIKMFDDTGACIQQKVQG from the exons ATGAACGCGAGGAATCAGGTTGTGACCGCCGTCGTGGTGCTATGCTTCGCCTCCGCGCTGGTGGAAGCGAATG CTGCGGTGGAGGCCGTCCTGGAGCAATTAAAGTCTCTCGTGCAAGACTTCGTACCTGACAAGGCCATGGCGCAGCAGTACATAGACAAGATCGACAGCGCGCGCGAGTGCCTCTCGATCGCCAAGGGAATGAGCCCGGACGTCATTAAGCAA TTTGCTGATGGCATCCTTCCGACGGTCATGGAATGCGGCGGCAAGCACATGGGCATCGCCGATGCTGCAGAGAAAGAGGCCGCT ATGAAGAGCTGCTTCCAGGAGAAGGCGGACAAATTTAAG GCATCCAGCGGAATGTCACCCGACGACATCAAGATGTTCGACGATACCGGA GCCTGCATCCAACAAAAAGTGCAAGGGTGA
- the LOC139046870 gene encoding uncharacterized protein isoform X2 — MAQQYIDKIDSARECLSIAKGMSPDVIKQFADGILPTVMECGGKHMGIADAAEKEAAMKSCFQEKADKFKASSGMSPDDIKMFDDTGACIQQKVQG; from the exons ATGGCGCAGCAGTACATAGACAAGATCGACAGCGCGCGCGAGTGCCTCTCGATCGCCAAGGGAATGAGCCCGGACGTCATTAAGCAA TTTGCTGATGGCATCCTTCCGACGGTCATGGAATGCGGCGGCAAGCACATGGGCATCGCCGATGCTGCAGAGAAAGAGGCCGCT ATGAAGAGCTGCTTCCAGGAGAAGGCGGACAAATTTAAG GCATCCAGCGGAATGTCACCCGACGACATCAAGATGTTCGACGATACCGGA GCCTGCATCCAACAAAAAGTGCAAGGGTGA